In Glycine max cultivar Williams 82 chromosome 10, Glycine_max_v4.0, whole genome shotgun sequence, the DNA window ATCTACTGGCTGTTGTTACTGTCTCTTTTGAGTCACATGTGGACTAGTAAATAATTTTCAGTTTGCATAATATTTATCTGAAGTGGTGGAGTTTCTCTTTATGAGGCTGGTGCTTATAATGAAGGGGAGTTCTCAGGTTCAGAAGATGCATATGATGATCAAGCCAATGAAGGGATTATATCAACTTCCCATTTATTCAATCACCAGTGTTTAATGAAAAAGGCACCTGGGGCAATATGGTCAGAACAAGACACTCAACAGTTTTATGAGGTATTTGCATAACTCTCACAAGATGTCTGACATTATTATTTCTCTTAAACACAACTATTCACATGGtaactttgttttttcttggGGTTGAGAGAAGGGGGATGGCAGAAAGAGCTGTACATTACAGCGAATTACCtaattccttttttattattttgatctaGGCTGTTAGAATGACGGGCACAATTTTTTCTCTGTTTGAACCGCTTTTCCCTGGTAAAACACCCCATCAAATTAAGTTGAAGTTCAACAACGAAGATGGAAAGTATTGTTCACGGGTAGATGATGCTGTATATCACTTTGCTAAAGGTTTTACCCTTTAGTTACTGTTTTGTGCTGTTCTCTGCCAGATTGATGTGCTTATTGTTTAAGCGGTCCAGAAATGATCCTCAAGATTGCTTCTATGACTTTAACTTATAATGGCAAATTTAGAATGGTTAACTTCATTGCTCTTCCTTTACTCTTTGATGTGGCAAAAAAGTTATTCTAAAGCAAATCTATACTCCTTTCTTGTAGATCACTCTCGTGATTTGTGGATTGAGCCAGTGAAACCAGTTTCCACCAAGGCAGAAGAAGACCCCGGTGGAGATGCCTCAGATTTCGTGATGGCAGAGGAGGTTGTGGACCTAACAGCTGGAACTCATGTATGCACTTTTGGCCTTTTCAGTTTATCTTTTGATATCTCCCTTCTTTGGGtgctcttattttttatttatttttttatttcagtgGCTTATTTATGAGAGAAATATTCTTAATTCATGCATGATGTTTGCCTTTACCTGTGGGGATGTGGAACATAGCAGGtccatctaaaaaaaataacatttttacttGGTTTTGGCCTTCATTTCCTAAATTAGTTTCTGTGAGGTTTAAAGCTTTTTAGATCAATGCTGATATCTTTGGCTTCAAAGCTCAGATGGCCAAGTTACTTAAGTATGTTGCTCCAAGGGTGAAAGATAACTTGccttaattattttccttttttaagaaaagctaaatttagcttgTGCAATTATCAAGTTTGGTAGTGTTCAGAAATCCTCCAAGGGAGTAATTcaaatgcaaaaagaaaaacaggtGTAGAAACATGATAAACTTGACAGACTGGAGCTCAGAAGCAAGCATAATTGAGTACGCAGGAGAACACCCTGGACCAATTGTGGGTTATGGGTTGTGCACATCGATATGGAATTGAAAACCAGTTACCCCAATTCGTGCTTGGCATGAGTTTTCTTTTGTGTCTATGAAGTATAGGGAATGATAAAGGCAATTATAATTGTCACAGCTTCCACTTCTTAATTATTGACTGAGGATATCCTTAATTAGTCCACACACTGGTAGTGGTAGCCTTATGAAGTCAAAGGCTATGTTTGGAAGTTAGGTTTTAGAGGGAAATGGAACGGAGggcaaatattttatttttaaattaagatagttttataatacttataaaaataaataaaagattatgtTAATCTATcactttattttgtttattttaaaaaattattaaattagagtATATTAGGGAAGAAGAATTTGTCCTCTCCAGAAAACTTAACCCCTAAAGATACTCTAATGTTCTATTCCGTAATTGGCCATGcaaattttcataaattgtTTTATCTTGAAGGAGGTTGCAACAACTAAGGAGGATGCCGATGTTAAAGCACAGGAAGATTCTGTGGCAGTTCATAGTCCAGAGCAACCTGATGACAGTGACGATGACTTTCAAAAATGGTCTCAGTATGAAAGTGCACTTTAGTGATAAAGtggtaatttatatatttacacaCAGTGATAGTTTATGTTtgaaacttttatttaatagttaatattttgtataatatgatattatatatcaataacGACCGGATCTGGTGTATCATAACTATTAATTCCTCTGGATTGggtcaaaaacattttttgaaaaaatcactctttattgattttcctcctttttttttatgaagaaaatgaatctttttataaaaggatcataaaaaaataagttcagACTCCTTGCGGAAATAATTTGAAAGATCCATAacctaaaataattatatttattggtAACAACATAATGGAGGCATTGAATCAATATAatgaaattgtttattttaaaatatatatgataagatatATCTTAGTTtaagttttgtatttttttattctacgaTTTAAGTATACGTAATGTTAAAATTAGGCTAAATTCTCAGTATAAAAGTGTCTTGTAGTGGTAAagaatgaaatataaattacttttatCTCGTGTGTGAAATTCTTTTAATTgcctaataattttttgaagtcATTTTACCATCTTCCGATTCCGTAGTCcagaatatgtatatatatatatatatatatatatatatatatatatatatatatatattatttttttcaattttgcatagtgtaaatatttttctcagGAATGCTGACCCGTAATTAGTGCTGTCCAAAGGTGCCACAACTCCAGCCATATTATGTCGcaattcctttctctttctagACTAATAATGTCTTGCTTGTTACTGCTACTAGAATTTTGTGGTGCAACTTgtgttttcaataatttttttttataaaaaaagaaataaaaacaaaacgcTGCATTGTGAGTTTGACtaaaataaattgcaaaagTGTCTACCTCTGGAAGTTTTTCTCATCTGATTACCTCTCTGACCCACTTTCCTCTTACACTTGAACGTTAATGCGATTATTAATTTCCATTCTAGGGAttctgataatttttttcttatttaaggaTATTTGACTTGTTGACGTCTTATACTCGTTCTCTTCAGAAAATTCTTTAACATAACTGATTCATCCTATCTGTCATAATAAGCTTCTTCTAATGCAGAGTATGATTCTTGGAAAGCATGTGATATTTTATTCAATAGTGGAGAAGCTAACATTGGGTGAGAAGGAATTTTACTCTTCAATTTCCACTTCTCtcctaaaaattaaatcaaataaggaAGGTTTAAAAAAGATTACTCTACTTTCCTCTCCATTTTTCTTTAACCAAACACTATTTTAGAGTCAGAAACCAAAATACAAGATTGGAATAGAATAACAAGCTTTGCGTAAGAAGGCATACTAAACAGTGGATGCAAAAATGTAAAGCAATTGGTTATTTGAGAAAACATTTATGTAGAAgaaaattagtaaatatttcACACTGatattattatgataataaaaaaaatactagtacaaagataattaattatgaatttgatAAAACTACTCCATTCTCACAAATAGTTATCCCCGTCATATATGTTTGTCACTTATGTAAACAGGGACCTTGATAGCCATGACCAATAAGGTCACGtgcattaaaatataataaccaTAAATTCACAAAGAATTTAGATATTATTCGGTTAATTATGGCAAACACTACAAGAAGAAATACTGTGAAGAGGGACTGATTGCCATAAAATATCTAGGTAGTAGTAAACCAACCAATAGGCACCTTTCTCAATTTTGAAGGTGATATGCTTCAGCTTTGCATGTGAATGTGAATGTGATCATCAACAACAGAAAAGAAGGTAACGTCCAAGCAAAACGACAGAACCCATACACCACTAGATTGCTCTCGAGCCTCGATATGGCTTGTGAAGATCAGCAAAGGAACGAGCTAAGAATTTTATGTTGGGGGACAATGTATATGTTgaaaactaaatataattttttttaaaagaccaaataaaaaactagatttttttttgttgaaatgaactagaaaaattcttttaaaaaattaaaatgagtgTT includes these proteins:
- the LOC100800405 gene encoding uncharacterized protein, which codes for MTSNTSSTNQSGGVSLYEAGAYNEGEFSGSEDAYDDQANEGIISTSHLFNHQCLMKKAPGAIWSEQDTQQFYEAVRMTGTIFSLFEPLFPGKTPHQIKLKFNNEDGKYCSRVDDAVYHFAKDHSRDLWIEPVKPVSTKAEEDPGGDASDFVMAEEVVDLTAGTHEVATTKEDADVKAQEDSVAVHSPEQPDDSDDDFQKWSQYESAL